Genomic DNA from Setaria italica strain Yugu1 chromosome V, Setaria_italica_v2.0, whole genome shotgun sequence:
TCATCCACTTGCTTTACAAATGTCATATATGCCTATGTCTTGGAATTCATCCTTGGATATGATTCGTCATCCCTCACACTCTTATTTTGATCCTTGGTCATATGGGTCTTTATATCATAGAGGGTTATCACCAAGTTGCTATGCATATTGATTAAATTGCAATAAATCTTGCCATTAATTTTCAAAAGCCAAAATATTTAGTTCCTAGAGATGGTTTAAATTCCTGAATTTATATATCTCTCTACACTTTTATTTCGGTTGCGCATACTCTTATGGATTAATTCATTATGGATGATATTTTATTATCGTCCTTGGCAACACATACGGCCGATGAATACCTTTGGTCATTATCCTAAAGTGATAGCCTCTCGATGAGAGATCATTtatgactttgttgatggcttaAATGCTCGGGGGGTAAGATATTAGCAAAAGGAGTAATTTATCATCATCGAGTTTGTATTTTTTAAATCGGCTTGCAAAGTGTTTTTAAAACATTGGTGCTATATTTATTTCACCAAATTGTGTTGTTTTGAGACCTTTAGCTGGTTGGAGTGTTTAGCATCAATAATCAACCCGAATATGAAATTTTTCTATTCAGGCTAGAGATTTTGGAATCCATGGGTGGAAAGCATGCAAAAATATCTAATGACTTGTTGCTGGAGGTGCAGCAGGTATTTATGTTTAAATGAGCCACTAGATGTTTTTCTTGATATATATCTAGAGGATCATCTCAACTTTATAataagtcatgtatctaggcATAAAAATTTAGGATTAGCACTCTGGAACAATGAACATCAGGTCACAGCGTCCAAAAAGacattttcataagaaaagaccGATGTTTAGCAATGCCAGGGGCACATCCTGGACAGACCGGTTTGACCAGAATCCCAAACCGGTTTGACTGGTATGGCTACTACTTTGGCTGTTGAAGTTTCAGAACTTGGTGAAGCCAAGGTTAGTAGCTGATGGAGAAAGTTTGTTGTTAGCTATTTGCATAATCCAAGATACATTGAAAGACAAGTCGAAAATAAACAAGAGGGGTTCAAGAGCAATCTGGCCATCATCAATTCAAAGGTAATTGTGTCATGTTCACCTTTTGGGCTGATTACTCACCTTATTTTATTTATGGTCAAAATAACTTATGGATGCCATATTGAATCATTTTATCTTTCTTCATTCTCAATTTGAGAGATATTGCAAAGATCAATTGACATTATAGCAATTTGGCCGCTTTATGCATCCACAATAGCTTACAGGTGTGAGAAAGACTTTGAATTAGTATTTCAAGAATCTGGGCATCATAGGAGTTTGCTATCTGAATCTAGGCAAAAACCGGTGAGACTGGTTTTAGAAACATTGTCATATATCtgattggacttcaccattgtgtagATCTTGTCGAGGTGATTGAACTGCATATGTAGAATATCCAATTTGGAGTCCAGATGGGAGAGTTACGGCTCTAGCAAGATTCAACCCTGTGCAGACCAGTCAGATTGGTTTGGATGGGCGATCTAACCGGTTTGGCCAGCTTAATCCAAGTTATAAGTTGTATTTTGAGACGGGATTTATGTAACCTTCAACACCTACtagggcaagacctccccaccctataaatataaaggaccACGGCTGATTGAGGACAACCCAATCGAATCAATCTACTATTTACTTTTATCTTCTAAACCCTAATCCTCTTCCAACCTCCATGTTGTTCGTCCACTGATCTCCACGACCAGAGATGGTGTTCTAGACTTGCTGGTCGACCTAGGGCACGCCGACGACATCCACGCCCTGACGGGGTTCCTCCCAGGCGAGAGTTTCGATGAtctttgctagtttgctcaTAAATTAGCCGTTCTTCGCCACGTAAGTGTGTTGGTTATCCCTTTGCTGATTTGCTTGTAAACCTAGCCGTCCTCCATCATGTAAGCGTGGTAGTTATTCTCTCGAACAATCGAATCAGTCTAAACCCTAGGAAACCGGTCTAACCGGATTGCTGGACCGGTTTGACCGGTCTAGGTGGCATACTGCCGTTCGGTCTATTCGAGACCCGCATGCTAGTACTTTTGTGTGTTGACCCTAAATTTGCGTCAACAAAAATACTTTGGGATGAAGCACATGCAACTCTCGTATGGGAGTAGATTCATGATTGAAATGCGAACCTAATCGGTGTTGCAAATGTTAATCCTTCTATTTAAGTATAAGCAAATATCCCAATTTTCGTCATTATGGCTGGGATCAATGAGGGGTTCTTTTAGGAGTGTAGCGCAGCAAAGTGAACAAGAAAAGACATAAAGCAAACAAAGCAAATTACTTTATCAATGTTGCAAATGTTTTTTTACcactattttttatataatattttttattttagaccTATTTAATTTGCTCAAGGGGAAATTAAATCTCGACCTACTGGATATGCTACTCAGGTACTTATCTAACCACTAGGTTAGATATTATTTTGCAATGTTGCAAATGTTAAACCtcctatcttactattactaattggaggctccttttgaagccttcaggtgaagccacctaggatttctaggtggacactctagaaaaagaaagaaatcctagaaattctcacaaaaaagcaaaacatccgaccatcgatcgatagattcaaataatcatagccattggatctattatattttctaaaaaattacccacatatgccattatgaaaatagcctaaagtaaccctctaaatctatatataaattacccacctctaccattatataaaataaactaaagtaaccccctaatcttcatcaaaattactcacttatgccattataaacaatatttaaaataaccccctaatttgcaaccgaattgcccaacactattacttaaaaacttaaagtaacccgttaaatttgcatctatattatccacacatgccattattaaaaataacatgataaccctacgtttgaatcaaataagcttaattaaaaatatacaggaatatataattctaaatcgtctatatcttgcactattggtatacgatataataattaaggtctatatgcatgatgtgtgtcactatttataaggatataaagtgatgggaatatagatttctatgctaaaattgtatctcaaacttagggttcattaaaaaaattcaagtgcATACCTGCGATCCAAAAGtgaaaaattaaagattataaatatggatgaaaatattatagagtaattactaactaaactctatcacaattggacgaagatattaagtatatatctacataagtattgtcttcgaatatttaacaaacgagaggtagcctatggtaatagttttgtagcaatgtagtctcatttctttttctattggagactccgcattagttcccacgagacaagctagaaaaaagagagaaattctcataaaaattaaaaacatcaaatgCCAAtcttgtaaactctaataatcatagctattgatctattatatttttttaaaagttacccaccactgtcattgtgaaaatattcaaaaaatgagctctaaacctatatctaaattatcgagcttagctattataaaacataatctaaagtaacctcataatcttcatccaatttactaatatacatcattataaaacataacttaaaatgccattctaaaatttttatCTATGTCACCaacgtatgtcgttattaaaaataacctaaagtaaacatctaaatcttaatctaagtatgttcatgtgcatcatacagaaatgtcaaaaaataaacaaatatatgattctaaattacttaTGTCactgttaatataaaaatactaagttaaattATATACatatgatgagtgccaccatttagaccatttatgcATATACATGCAAAATCGATGAAAAacattgatttgtatgctaaacataatgtatggaggattggaggtgtgatacaaaaaggaaaaagtatgaatacggatgaaaaagtgtatagagtaattcataattaaaaatcaatcacgaCTGAACAAAGATAggtatataagtattatgttgaagtattggaaaaataagagagtagtaggtaaacaattttgattattagctaacagtttaatttctaaataattttcaaataaaatagcttctaaaaacattagcacgtgcgggagcacgggttgatgaactattctatatctatacctattattaaagtaaGGAACGTCTCGGCCAGCAATTTTCGTCCGTCgtggttattttgcaaaaaagtcccttgACTTTTTattaatcaacccgcagtctaAATGTTGAAAAGAGGGGAGCTCTGgtggaaaaagaagggaagTGAGGGGGTTAACGGGAAAAACACTTCTCCTTTCTTCACAACAGAGAGGCGGAGGGAGATTGGGCGCGGGCGACCGGCAGCGTcggtggtgcggcggccggcgtcctGGGCTCGGCCGCGGCCGTGAAGAatgggaggagggagagtgTGAAGGGAggtcctctctcctcctcacctcggcgaaggaggcgctggaggcggcgacggatcTGGGGCCAGACGAGGGAGCTCCTCGGGGAGGTCGGCGGTGCGGTCCTCCTCGGCGACCTCGACGATGGAGgcgtggagcggcggcggtggcgtcgggAGGGCCGGCgaaggggacggcggcgggggcgggggcttGCGGTGGCGCAGGGTGGAGGCCCATGGGGTCCCTCCAGTTCGTGTTCTCGCTCGATCTCGGCGGTATTTCCTGATCCCCGCTCCGCGGCGGCCGCAGTTCGCTCCCGGTTGCCTCACCCGCCGATTCGGCCCGCCGCGCGCTTGGAGACAAAATCGAGAAATAGAGGCTGCATCGAGACGGAATCGGAACATATACTGGTGCGGGCAGGCGGTGACGGTGTCGCCTTCCGGCGCACTGCAACTGGACCGGCATGGCCTGCGACGGCGCCGGCCACGTCACATCCATCCAGCTCCTGGAGACCGGGCTCCGGGGCATGCTCACGCCGTTCCTCGGCAACCTCTCGACGCTGCAGGTCCTCGACCTGACATCGAACCACTTCAGCGGCGCCGTGCCACCGCAGCTCGGCCGCCTCGGCGAGCTCGAGCAGCTCGTACTGTACGACAACAACTTCACCAGCGGCATCCCGCCGGAGCTCAGCGACCTGACGAGCCTACAGCTACTGGACCTCGGCAACAACACGCTCCACGGCGGCATCCTCGGCCGCCTCTGCAACTGCTCGGCGATGTGGGCGTTCGGCGCGGTGAacaacaacctcaccggcgcGCTTCCTGACTGCATTGGTGATTTGTCCAACCTCAGATTTCTGGTGCTCTTCAACAACGGTCTCGACGGCGACCTGCCGCCATCCTTCGCGAAGCTCACGCAGATGGAGGCATTGGACCTCAGTTCCGGTGCCACATATTTTTCTGTCAGCAAAAGCTCCCTCATCGAATTTCTCGTTTTCCGCTGTTTACATTTCTGGCTTCTGCTCTTGGAGCTTGATCTGGCAGCTCTGCTCTGTGCCTTTGCTCGAAAGCTCTTGAAGCTTCACTTCTGAACGTAGGCCATCAGCATTGCCCCAGCTTTTAGTGTTGTTTCTTTCACTTGGCAATAGCTGCAGCTCGGCTTGGTTTTGCTAGAGCTCTATTTCTCTGTTCAATAGGTAATATGGTGCAGTGACAGGAGGAGCATCAGCACCTGCCGTTTTTTGCTCTTGGGCACATGTATTGTTTTGGTGAAGTGCAGGCACGCAGCAGCAACAAGCCTCTGTttctgtagggatacgaggtaggctactctagcgcaaatcaaaatttctaccacgtaaaaccaggaataactgccgtataaggatcacgggattaccactcgacgcactactggtgcggaagatgtagatatgcgtcgatgcagtgaagacgatcacgtagtcgtacgtagtcgatcaacgtagtcgtacgtagtcgatcacgtccagcagctcctcagcagatcgtccacgtgcagcaagatcgcctccggtgccgcggctcgtcgtcggctcgtcgtggctcggcggcggctcgtcgatggctcgtccaagtgctgcaggcgcaacacctccaaggtatccacacgtgcagggaggaagcgtcgcaagccggactgctagatccgcgagttgcaacaggcgagggcgtgggaggcgcggcaggtgtgtttccccaaaaaggtgtaaaccctagggcgcccccacccctctatttatagaggttcctgatgggcctctggatccgaggaccattagtactcctaaaacctaatccaactcggatcagatccgaattgggcttccagccccttaagtgtgtgaccctatgggttcggatacgtatagacatggcccgagtactcctactcggcccaatagtcggtagcagcctctagcaagacgtgccaactgctatacgcacacgaagatcatatcagacgaaccatcacaacataatatacatgctattccctttgcctcacgatatttggtctagcttcaagccgaccgctctttctcgatcctgtgattcggaatccctttgtaggttaactcttaaccgtacgtagcatggccatgcattttcggatccgatcactcgaggggcccagagatatcactctgaatcagagaggggcaaatcccatcttgactgaccatgtctcatagcatgcttcttgacaaacccgaaagctacctttataactaccctgttacggcgtagcgtttgatagcccctaagtaggtcgatccacatctagaatacatgcgacagtctcaggtctaaggacaaagcgtatatgttgtttaaagagagaactacttctcgtgttgggtcagtcctagcacatgtctccacatgtgtccacattattagttcaacatctccatgtccatgacttgtgaaacatagtcatcaactaatacatgtgctagtctaatattcatgtgtgtcctcacatgaactccgactagggacaactttagaataaccatacaagtagagagtttcacatacaattcacataattgcaaatcaattcaagtagccttcaatggatattcaataaacacaacatacaaatcatggatacaaatggaatatcatcatctctatgattgcctctagggcatacctccaacagtttctTCTCTCAGGTGAACAGCGACGGCAGCATTTCAATCAGGTTTGCACTATGCTTTTGGTGGGTTTCATTGCTTTCGTTGGGTTTCAGTATTAAAGTCACATGCTTTCTTAGGTCTATTTACTTGTTTTACTAACTCATTGCTTTTAGTTTCAGTAAAATGAGGTTTCATTTCAAGTTACTCCATGTGTTTTATTGTTGGCTCATTCAATTCAGGTCTACACAAGTTAGCTCATCTCAATCTGGAGGGCTATGGAGTCACTACAGTTTCTTTAGAGGTTATATCAGGTTTTGTGTCTTCTGGGCCTACTGTGCCATCAATTGTCacttctgcaaaaaaaaatcttatattTGATCTCTTTGCCCGTGGAAATAGTGCCCATTACCACTAATTATCTACAATTATCATAACATATGTTATGATAAGAGAATGATTTAGGATCTGATTAAGAGTTCTTGTTTTAATACACAACATGAATGTTTCCAAGTGTCAGACAAAGATAACCCGATAATACTTTTCAACTACTATATAGTATATACAACATGAAAGGAACAAAAAATTTTATTTCTCTTGTTGCTGGTGTGGTGAACACAATATCATTCTATTCTtgatttcaaaagaaaatagttGATTGGAGgcagcatttttttttaccaagtTTTACTTTTTTATGAATTTATTTAGTCCCGTTTCCCTATGTGTACACATCTAGCTATGAACTCTACAGTAATACTTATTTAGATTGTTGCATGAACCACttcaaatcaaccacttggataCTAAAACATCACTAACAGACTAAAAAATTATTCTATTGCAGGACTGGCCTTTATTGGTCTTGCTGAATTGAAGTTGGTGTGGCACATGCAACGACAGCTGTGAGAACTTGGAACGTAAACACGATGCAGATTACAAAACTTTTGGCAAACTCAATTATCTGTTTAGGAAAGTGGTTCATCGTTTTTCTTGACTGTATTCATAATTAAAATCGTAGGCTATCAATATCTTGTCATAGTTGTCTACCACATATTATAAAGCGAAGCTAACATATTATGAACAAACGTATAATAACGTGAGAGTAAGtaatgacccgtagcaacgcacgggcatttctgctagttaaaataaaagagaataaCTCATTTTTCCTCGTTATTATCACCCTATGTTGGTTCAGAGCGAGTTGCTAAGCTCTTGAGATGACTTCGTAGAGCCTCTCAATTGACAGAGGCATCGCATCTGTTCATCcgtgtacatatatatacaactcACAGTCACAGCACAGCATACATGAGCGTAACCGGTGACTACTGACGCATGATCAGTTGATCCCTGCGCACTCTCGGTCAAGACCTGCGAAAGCGCGTATCAAACGACTCAGAGCAACCTGTTGAGGTACTCGTCGACCGGGGTGTACTTGACGTCGGGGTACAGCTCGCTTGCGTCCACCCCTGACGATGGGTCGATCTCGAACTCGTGTTCCCCCTTGATGTGCACCGCGTGCCCGATTGACAGTAGGATGCTGTTCAGCGGGATCGGATCTTCTGCAGAATTCATAACCCCATTCATATCATATAACAGTTCATCTTCCACAGTTATATACATACAAAA
This window encodes:
- the LOC105914362 gene encoding LRR receptor-like serine/threonine-protein kinase FLS2, with translation MACDGAGHVTSIQLLETGLRGMLTPFLGNLSTLQVLDLTSNHFSGAVPPQLGRLGELEQLVLYDNNFTSGIPPELSDLTSLQLLDLGNNTLHGGILGRLCNCSAMWAFGAVNNNLTGALPDCIGDLSNLRFLVLFNNGLDGDLPPSFAKLTQMEALDLSSGATYFSVSKSSLIEFLVFRCLHFWLLLLELDLAALLCAFARKLLKLHF